From Patescibacteria group bacterium, a single genomic window includes:
- a CDS encoding RNA-guided endonuclease TnpB family protein: MQLTTSYKFKILPTREQELFLEDYFSRFAKAVNFVARKIPAIEKDQQEIYEFIKEGLKGKCSYCSKSYQSCNNHKPEGKDRRDRNKICKKCKQNSLLNRKKKGKKELICQKCWNKKFSIRKILYATRGRKRGTYGDIKDATKLPGTEYALAFKRGADTIKSHKKQVKFVENQIFFKKRKLQEWKEVSKNKNLIFSELQERYKKNSLISRTLEKLRAEFKNKKTISARYVLPRQPNQKVNRFKHIIYKDNPSKGKSEVRIIREIQALEKTIEKLNKRLKEAKIKFDGKIVDLQNTAVKSINGNYIELSVDGKKENFPIALSNIKSKKGKEWLLKILKQIQKSKPVYPLLLKKNGKFYLSYPVKQEIKEPRIESNTHIMGIDRGVNQLAVTAIIDKPNGKPHDIKFYSGKELMSEKIKYQLIRKKFTGTKSVNKRRTKFGEKVLRISDYLLHNVSRQIVNETRRFVPVVIAMENLKITQGEKKPKTGKAVVEKKIRFKLSNFTYGKLQKLIEYKALQAGIPVRFVKPEYTSQECSICHKAGNRDRGFFRCTNPNCGHKMNADLNASINIANSLYKAL; this comes from the coding sequence ATGCAACTTACAACCTCATACAAATTCAAAATTTTGCCAACAAGAGAACAAGAACTCTTTCTGGAAGACTATTTTTCTCGATTCGCAAAAGCAGTAAACTTTGTAGCCAGGAAAATTCCCGCTATCGAAAAGGACCAACAAGAGATTTACGAATTCATAAAAGAAGGATTAAAAGGTAAATGTTCCTATTGCAGTAAATCTTACCAATCCTGCAACAATCATAAGCCTGAGGGTAAAGACAGAAGAGATAGAAACAAAATCTGTAAAAAGTGTAAACAAAACTCATTGCTTAATAGAAAGAAGAAAGGTAAAAAAGAACTTATTTGCCAAAAATGTTGGAATAAAAAATTCAGCATTAGAAAGATTCTATATGCGACAAGAGGTAGAAAAAGGGGCACATATGGAGACATAAAGGACGCAACGAAATTACCTGGGACAGAATATGCATTAGCGTTTAAGCGTGGGGCAGATACAATCAAATCACATAAGAAGCAAGTAAAATTCGTAGAGAACCAAATTTTCTTTAAAAAGAGAAAATTACAAGAATGGAAAGAGGTTTCAAAAAATAAAAACCTCATATTCAGTGAACTCCAAGAAAGATATAAAAAGAATAGCCTCATTTCACGAACTCTGGAAAAATTAAGAGCCGAGTTTAAAAACAAAAAAACGATATCTGCTCGATATGTCTTACCACGCCAACCAAATCAGAAGGTAAACCGATTCAAACACATTATTTACAAAGACAATCCTTCAAAAGGAAAGAGCGAAGTAAGAATAATAAGGGAAATACAGGCTCTCGAAAAGACTATAGAGAAGCTTAACAAGCGCTTGAAGGAAGCAAAAATAAAATTCGATGGCAAAATAGTCGATCTTCAAAATACTGCCGTAAAATCCATAAATGGAAATTATATTGAGCTAAGCGTAGACGGGAAAAAAGAAAATTTCCCAATTGCGTTATCAAATATTAAATCAAAAAAAGGCAAGGAGTGGCTTTTAAAAATTTTAAAACAAATCCAAAAAAGCAAGCCTGTCTACCCGCTTCTTCTTAAGAAGAATGGTAAATTTTATTTAAGTTATCCAGTTAAACAAGAAATAAAAGAGCCAAGAATTGAAAGTAATACTCACATCATGGGGATTGACCGTGGAGTAAATCAGTTGGCAGTAACGGCAATCATAGATAAACCAAACGGAAAACCTCATGACATTAAATTCTACTCTGGCAAGGAGCTCATGTCTGAAAAAATAAAATATCAACTTATTAGAAAAAAATTTACTGGAACCAAAAGTGTCAATAAAAGAAGAACAAAATTTGGAGAAAAGGTCTTGAGAATTTCCGACTACCTCTTACACAATGTTTCCAGACAAATTGTTAACGAAACTCGTAGGTTTGTCCCCGTAGTTATAGCAATGGAGAACCTAAAGATTACACAAGGCGAGAAAAAACCAAAAACAGGAAAGGCAGTTGTTGAAAAGAAGATTAGATTTAAGTTATCCAATTTTACCTATGGAAAATTGCAAAAACTTATTGAATATAAGGCACTACAAGCAGGAATTCCTGTAAGGTTTGTGAAACCTGAATATACATCTCAAGAATGTTCAATATGCCACAAAGCGGGAAACAGAGATCGAGGATTCTTTCGTTGTACCAATCCAAATTGCGGTCATAAAATGAATGCGGATTTAAATGCTTCGATTAATATAGCCAACTCGCTTTACAAAGCACTTTAA
- the cas4 gene encoding CRISPR-associated protein Cas4: protein MRQTFLNATDLMNYLYDPRILYFVHVLKIPQATTTKELEGRQKYEEFEKKSKRNKIIKELPYLPKIYNVYLASKENGFATKIDCVAIDKERKEAYPIQIKYSFKPQALYRTQKFQLVMEAMLIKERLGYKVPYGFIKFLKSSDFVKVWITENLKEELLQIFSEIKSIIKEEKLPRPTPYKKKMIDSCYKNIE from the coding sequence ATGAGACAAACCTTTCTTAACGCCACGGACCTCATGAACTATCTCTACGATCCCCGCATTCTCTATTTTGTCCACGTTCTGAAAATTCCCCAGGCAACTACCACCAAAGAGCTCGAGGGACGTCAAAAATATGAAGAATTTGAAAAAAAGTCAAAAAGAAATAAAATCATTAAAGAACTTCCCTATTTACCCAAAATTTATAATGTTTATTTGGCCTCAAAAGAAAATGGCTTTGCGACAAAAATAGACTGTGTAGCCATTGATAAAGAGAGAAAAGAGGCTTATCCGATACAGATCAAGTACTCTTTTAAACCACAAGCTCTTTATCGCACTCAAAAATTTCAGCTGGTTATGGAAGCAATGCTTATCAAAGAAAGGTTAGGGTATAAAGTGCCCTACGGGTTTATAAAGTTTCTCAAATCTAGTGATTTTGTCAAAGTTTGGATAACAGAGAATCTAAAAGAAGAGCTTTTACAGATTTTTTCAGAGATTAAGAGTATAATCAAAGAAGAAAAACTTCCAAGACCAACGCCGTATAAGAAAAAAATGATTGATAGTTGTTATAAGAATATTGAATAA
- the cas2 gene encoding CRISPR-associated endonuclease Cas2, producing MIYWVIYDISKNKIRSKIANICKDYGLKRVQKSIFLGILTQNKAEMLALEVQNVLKKQKKDNIKDKIFIVPAGKEDYAKKIVMGTLDEKVINKPEVIFLE from the coding sequence ATGATTTATTGGGTAATCTACGACATTTCAAAAAATAAAATTAGAAGCAAAATTGCCAATATTTGTAAAGATTACGGCCTTAAACGGGTTCAAAAAAGTATCTTTTTAGGAATTCTCACCCAAAACAAAGCGGAAATGTTAGCTTTAGAAGTTCAAAACGTTCTTAAGAAGCAAAAAAAAGACAATATTAAGGATAAAATTTTTATCGTCCCTGCCGGCAAAGAAGATTATGCTAAAAAAATTGTCATGGGAACTCTTGATGAAAAAGTGATCAATAAACCAGAGGTGATTTTTCTTGAATGA